One window of Candidatus Microthrix subdominans genomic DNA carries:
- a CDS encoding HTTM domain-containing protein has translation MPTATAPAKRGAAPAPAPPAGSAPPLYGRPVSSASLEALRMAFGLLVVASTVRFLARGWVSSLYLAPEHHLTYPGFDWVAPLPGVGAYLHVAVVAMAGLAIALGWHTRAALGVFLVGFVWMELIDASLYLNHYWLITLLGALLFVLPVGRRWSLDVRCGRLAPATVVPAWMVWAARAQIGVVYVVAGIAKLNDDWLVRGEPLGMWLAARSDRPVVGPLFELPTTALVASWAGLIFDLTIVGWLLWRRSRPWAYAAVVLFHLSTAALFQIGLFPWAMMLLTPVFFSPAWPERTLAWIRSIGRFEAPADVPPTTEVSPPRRRVQVAVAALAIVNVVVPARHYLYAGDVTENEAGYYGSLRVMLTEKTGTVRFVVTDTATGTSATVDPDDVFEPWQVGQLASRVDLLVTAAQIVAQDPAVDGHRVEVRADAWISINGHPRQRTIDRALDLTTVNRLPR, from the coding sequence ATGCCGACGGCGACAGCGCCGGCTAAGCGGGGGGCCGCTCCGGCCCCCGCACCACCCGCAGGCTCGGCGCCGCCGCTGTACGGCCGACCGGTCTCGTCGGCGTCGCTCGAGGCGCTGCGGATGGCGTTCGGGCTGCTCGTCGTTGCATCGACGGTCCGCTTTCTCGCGCGCGGCTGGGTGAGCTCCCTCTACCTGGCGCCCGAGCACCACCTCACCTACCCCGGCTTCGACTGGGTGGCGCCCCTTCCCGGTGTCGGGGCGTACCTGCATGTCGCCGTCGTCGCCATGGCCGGGCTTGCCATTGCGCTCGGCTGGCACACCCGGGCTGCGCTCGGTGTTTTTCTGGTCGGATTCGTGTGGATGGAGCTGATCGACGCCTCCCTCTACCTCAACCACTACTGGCTGATCACGCTGCTGGGCGCGCTGCTGTTCGTGTTGCCGGTCGGGCGGCGGTGGTCGCTCGACGTGCGCTGCGGTCGGCTCGCACCGGCCACCGTCGTCCCGGCCTGGATGGTGTGGGCGGCACGCGCCCAGATCGGCGTGGTCTACGTCGTCGCCGGCATCGCCAAGTTGAACGACGACTGGCTGGTGCGGGGCGAGCCGCTCGGCATGTGGCTGGCGGCCCGCAGCGACCGGCCGGTCGTCGGCCCGCTGTTCGAGCTTCCCACCACGGCCCTGGTCGCCTCCTGGGCCGGGCTGATCTTCGACCTGACCATCGTCGGCTGGCTGCTGTGGAGGCGGTCCCGTCCCTGGGCCTACGCAGCGGTCGTCCTCTTCCACCTCTCGACGGCCGCCCTGTTCCAGATCGGCCTGTTTCCCTGGGCGATGATGCTGCTCACCCCGGTGTTCTTCTCGCCCGCCTGGCCCGAGCGCACGCTGGCTTGGATTCGCTCGATCGGCCGGTTCGAGGCACCGGCTGATGTGCCCCCGACCACCGAGGTGTCACCACCGCGACGGAGGGTTCAGGTGGCGGTCGCCGCCCTGGCGATCGTCAACGTCGTCGTGCCCGCCCGGCACTACCTGTACGCGGGTGACGTCACCGAGAACGAGGCCGGCTACTACGGGTCGCTGCGGGTGATGCTGACCGAGAAGACCGGCACTGTGCGCTTCGTCGTCACCGATACGGCCACCGGAACGTCGGCGACGGTCGACCCCGACGACGTCTTCGAGCCGTGGCAGGTCGGCCAGCTCGCCTCGCGGGTCGACCTGCTCGTCACAGCGGCCCAGATCGTCGCCCAGGACCCAGCCGTCGACGGCCACCGGGTGGAGGTTCGTGCCGACGCCTGGATCTCGATCAACGGCCACCCGCGGCAGCGCACCATCGACCGCGCTCTCGACCTGACCACCGTCAACCGTCTCCCGAGGTGA
- a CDS encoding SDR family oxidoreductase, which yields MILDRFRIDEQVAVVTGAGRGIGAAIAVALAEAGADVVISARTEDQLRAVAGRIEEAGRRAHIVTADLSDLDAVAGLAGAAKEAFGRLNIVVNNVGGSMPRAFLDTTPNAMTRAFEWNVSTAHALTRAAVPVMLENDGTGAVVNISSLSGRTGSRGFIAYGTAKGALTHWTRMAAADLSPRVRVNAIAVGTIATSALEMVTEDEGMRTAIEGNTPLGRIGEPEEIASAALFLASPAGGYITGKILEVDGGAEKGQLDMGMPDL from the coding sequence ATGATTCTCGACAGATTTCGCATTGACGAGCAGGTCGCGGTGGTCACCGGCGCCGGTCGGGGGATCGGCGCTGCGATCGCTGTGGCCCTGGCCGAGGCGGGCGCCGACGTGGTGATCTCGGCCCGCACCGAGGACCAGCTGCGGGCCGTCGCCGGCCGGATCGAGGAGGCGGGTCGACGGGCCCACATCGTCACCGCCGACCTGAGCGACCTCGACGCTGTCGCCGGCCTGGCCGGTGCCGCCAAGGAGGCGTTCGGCCGCCTGAACATCGTGGTCAACAACGTCGGTGGGTCCATGCCGCGCGCGTTCCTGGACACGACCCCCAATGCGATGACCCGCGCCTTCGAGTGGAACGTGTCGACGGCGCATGCGCTCACCCGGGCGGCGGTGCCGGTGATGCTGGAGAACGACGGCACCGGCGCGGTGGTCAACATCTCGTCGCTGAGCGGCCGGACCGGAAGCAGGGGTTTCATCGCCTACGGCACGGCCAAGGGGGCGCTCACCCACTGGACCCGCATGGCGGCCGCCGACCTGTCGCCCCGAGTGCGGGTCAACGCCATCGCCGTCGGAACGATCGCCACCTCGGCCCTCGAGATGGTGACCGAGGACGAGGGGATGCGAACCGCGATCGAGGGGAACACACCGCTCGGACGCATCGGTGAGCCGGAGGAGATCGCCTCGGCGGCGCTGTTCCTCGCCTCGCCCGCCGGCGGCTACATCACCGGCAAGATCCTCGAGGTCGACGGCGGTGCCGAGAAGGGGCAGCTCGACATGGGCATGCCCGACCTGTAG
- a CDS encoding alpha/beta hydrolase gives MNTETSTKPGTGGVTLHTIRWTPDATPRAEILLVHGYGEHSGRYEHVAQRLCDAGFAVTSLDHRGHGRTTGVERGTVDNFDLLVDDLASVVTDLSSGTSDGVPLFVYGHSMGGLATVRLAERGDERFAGLIITGPALQTAASVPKPVLAIANALGRIAPNLPTIELDGDAISRVPAVRADYDADPLNYRGKVTTGTARELSVAMKAAMEQAGRITVPVLIMHGSDDTLADPAGSVRFSSAVGSSDRTVSIWPGCYHELHNEPEADDVLTTIIDWIDARR, from the coding sequence GTGAACACCGAAACCTCCACGAAACCCGGAACCGGCGGCGTCACGCTGCACACCATCCGCTGGACGCCCGATGCCACCCCCAGAGCCGAGATTTTGCTGGTGCACGGGTACGGCGAACACTCCGGCCGCTACGAGCACGTCGCCCAGCGGCTGTGCGATGCCGGTTTCGCCGTCACGTCGCTGGACCACCGCGGCCACGGGCGCACCACGGGCGTCGAGCGGGGGACGGTCGACAACTTCGACTTGTTGGTCGACGACCTGGCGTCGGTCGTGACCGACCTGAGCTCGGGGACGTCCGACGGCGTGCCGTTGTTCGTCTACGGCCACTCGATGGGCGGCCTGGCCACCGTGCGCCTGGCCGAGCGCGGCGACGAACGCTTCGCTGGTCTGATCATCACCGGGCCCGCCCTGCAGACGGCGGCAAGCGTGCCCAAGCCCGTCTTGGCGATCGCCAACGCACTGGGCAGGATCGCTCCCAACCTGCCAACGATCGAGCTGGACGGCGACGCCATCTCGCGGGTTCCTGCGGTACGGGCCGACTACGACGCCGACCCGCTGAACTACCGCGGCAAGGTCACCACCGGAACCGCCAGAGAGCTGTCGGTGGCCATGAAGGCCGCCATGGAGCAGGCCGGCCGGATCACCGTGCCCGTCCTGATCATGCACGGCAGCGACGACACGCTGGCCGACCCCGCCGGGTCGGTGCGGTTCTCATCTGCGGTCGGTTCCAGCGACCGGACGGTCAGCATCTGGCCCGGCTGCTACCACGAACTGCACAACGAGCCCGAGGCAGACGACGTGCTCACTACGATCATCGACTGGATCGACGCCCGCCGCTAG
- a CDS encoding adenylate kinase, with product MRRISVVGCPGAGKTAFARQLADRLDVPRLELDSIFHQANWTELPGDEFERRTADVANGDGWVIDGNYSRVRDQVVWPTADTVVWLDLPRRVVMTRLLRRTLRRVLTREELWNGNRERVPNLMSWDPHRSILRWGWTRYTPYRERYDAATNDPAWDHLRFVRLRTVRGVARFLDTTASTNRRASTALPGRIARPGRGRTAS from the coding sequence ATGCGTCGAATCTCGGTCGTCGGTTGCCCAGGTGCTGGCAAGACGGCCTTCGCCCGACAGCTCGCCGACCGGCTGGACGTCCCCCGGCTCGAGTTGGACTCCATCTTTCACCAGGCCAACTGGACGGAGTTGCCGGGCGATGAGTTCGAGCGTCGGACCGCAGACGTGGCCAACGGCGACGGGTGGGTGATCGACGGGAACTACTCCCGCGTTCGCGACCAGGTGGTGTGGCCGACCGCCGACACCGTCGTGTGGCTGGACCTCCCCCGGCGCGTCGTGATGACGCGGCTTCTTCGCCGCACACTTCGGCGTGTGCTCACCCGGGAGGAGCTCTGGAACGGCAACCGGGAGCGCGTCCCCAACCTGATGTCGTGGGACCCCCATCGATCGATTTTGCGTTGGGGGTGGACCCGTTACACCCCCTATCGGGAGCGGTACGACGCGGCCACGAACGACCCGGCCTGGGATCATCTCCGGTTCGTCCGCCTTCGTACCGTGCGCGGGGTCGCCCGCTTCCTGGACACAACCGCATCGACCAACCGCCGAGCCTCGACGGCGCTGCCCGGACGCATTGCGCGGCCCGGGAGGGGACGGACCGCCTCGTAG
- a CDS encoding DNA alkylation repair protein produces the protein MESTSELDMAALRRRLEAASAPERAEAMSAYLRNQFPFLGIGAKDRRAATRPTLVAAKAASPDELLAFAVECWEQSEREFAYVACDVLRSQASRLEPRHLDGVRSLLTSRSWWDTVDPLATRTVGTMVRTHPELAGTMDRWVHSDDFWLARTAILHQLLFGEATDAQRLLSYCEARAGDDEFFIRKAIGWALRQYARVDPAAVRTFVVAHDGELSGLTKREALKHLN, from the coding sequence ATGGAGTCGACGTCTGAGTTGGACATGGCGGCGCTGCGGCGCCGGTTGGAGGCAGCCTCAGCGCCCGAGCGGGCAGAGGCGATGTCGGCCTACCTGCGCAACCAGTTTCCGTTTTTGGGAATCGGGGCCAAGGACCGCCGGGCGGCCACCCGACCGACCCTGGTCGCCGCCAAAGCCGCCTCACCCGACGAGCTGTTGGCATTCGCTGTCGAGTGCTGGGAGCAGTCCGAACGGGAGTTCGCCTACGTGGCCTGCGACGTGCTGCGATCGCAGGCGTCGCGCCTTGAACCCCGACACCTCGATGGAGTTCGATCGCTTCTCACCTCCAGGTCGTGGTGGGACACGGTCGATCCGTTGGCCACCCGCACGGTGGGCACGATGGTGCGGACCCATCCTGAGCTGGCCGGGACGATGGACCGCTGGGTGCACAGCGACGATTTCTGGCTGGCCCGCACCGCCATCCTGCATCAGTTGTTGTTCGGGGAGGCGACCGATGCGCAGCGGCTGCTCTCCTACTGCGAGGCCCGCGCCGGCGACGACGAGTTCTTCATTCGCAAGGCGATCGGATGGGCGCTTCGCCAGTACGCACGCGTGGACCCGGCGGCGGTTCGGACGTTTGTTGTGGCCCACGATGGTGAGCTGTCCGGGCTGACCAAACGCGAGGCCCTCAAGCACCTCAACTGA
- a CDS encoding calcium/sodium antiporter — MAALIWSLLLIAVGVAALAYSSDWFVDGAAVLADRLSVPPVVIGTLVIGLGTSLPEVFVSTLAAVDGDLNLGIGNIVGSNTANLTVVLGVAAMIGVVRVDSEIVRREALLMLGSCVLVALLAWRKLTLVGGLILLVGLAGYLALTAVQARRSRNDRLTADVEEYTEKERRYPIWMEVGRTLIGLVGTVAAARALVVGAVDLADRFGLSSGFVGLSIVALGTSLPELAAAIQAVRRREDELLLGNLVGSNLLNSLLVGGLVGVIGQGVEVTSAVVHRGMVVMLLSVAVVTVLMVTRARIGRAAGVALASAYVVSVAVLAQG, encoded by the coding sequence ATGGCCGCCTTGATCTGGTCCCTCCTCCTGATCGCGGTCGGCGTCGCCGCGCTGGCCTACAGCAGCGACTGGTTCGTCGACGGCGCCGCCGTGCTGGCCGACCGGTTGTCGGTCCCGCCGGTGGTGATCGGCACCCTGGTGATCGGGCTGGGCACGTCGCTGCCCGAGGTGTTCGTTTCCACGCTGGCGGCGGTCGACGGCGACCTCAACCTGGGCATCGGCAACATCGTCGGCTCCAACACCGCCAACCTCACCGTGGTGTTGGGCGTCGCAGCGATGATCGGCGTGGTGCGCGTCGACTCCGAGATCGTGCGCCGAGAGGCCTTGCTGATGCTGGGCTCCTGCGTGCTGGTCGCCTTGCTGGCGTGGCGGAAGCTGACCCTCGTCGGCGGATTGATCCTGTTGGTCGGCCTGGCGGGATACCTGGCGCTCACGGCGGTGCAGGCGCGCCGCAGTCGCAACGACCGGCTGACCGCCGACGTCGAGGAGTACACCGAGAAGGAACGCCGGTACCCGATCTGGATGGAGGTGGGCCGCACGCTGATCGGGCTCGTCGGCACGGTTGCCGCCGCCCGGGCGCTGGTGGTCGGAGCGGTGGACCTGGCCGACCGGTTTGGCCTGTCGAGCGGGTTCGTCGGCCTGAGCATCGTGGCCCTCGGGACCTCGCTGCCAGAGCTGGCCGCCGCAATCCAGGCCGTGCGGCGCAGGGAGGACGAGCTGCTTCTCGGCAATCTGGTGGGCTCCAACCTGCTGAACAGCCTGCTGGTCGGCGGCCTGGTCGGGGTGATTGGCCAGGGCGTGGAGGTGACGAGTGCGGTGGTGCACCGGGGGATGGTGGTGATGCTGCTGAGCGTCGCGGTGGTGACCGTCCTGATGGTGACGCGCGCTCGGATCGGGCGGGCCGCTGGGGTGGCGCTGGCCTCCGCCTATGTCGTGTCCGTTGCAGTCCTGGCCCAGGGCTGA
- a CDS encoding 30S ribosomal protein S1 translates to MPHRQATAGRTATARRPGRAPDTSVPPSVEPSVRPPADPGAPPAVHVGRIITATVDDLTDREIVLKMVDGRPGVVMRRDVEDADGKVPAVGDSIDVALLAREDPQGRVATSRGWAVKQRAWQRIDAARSSGAALLVTVLKQVKGGLLVDLGLRAFLPASQAFEDRGGELSELVGTEVEVRVTEVDRDRDRVVVSRRDVLRSQRRAEERSVFERLEVGATVTGRVVAMTDYGALVDLAGARGLLHRTEMSWSRVASMEDHAKPGQELELVVIELNRAKRRIGLSLRRLADDPLPTLEEGTVSDATISRLVDYGAFAELPSGLEGLVHLSEMAEGRGFRPEELVAPGERVRVMVVGIDRKRRRLDLSMTRAAMAAP, encoded by the coding sequence TTGCCGCACCGGCAGGCGACCGCTGGCCGCACCGCCACGGCACGGCGCCCCGGTCGCGCCCCTGACACGTCCGTTCCACCGAGCGTCGAACCATCCGTTCGCCCGCCCGCCGACCCGGGCGCCCCACCAGCGGTTCACGTCGGACGGATCATCACCGCCACCGTCGACGACCTGACCGACCGGGAGATCGTCCTCAAGATGGTCGACGGACGTCCCGGCGTGGTCATGCGCCGCGATGTCGAGGACGCCGACGGCAAGGTGCCAGCGGTCGGCGACTCGATCGACGTCGCCCTGCTGGCCCGGGAAGACCCGCAGGGCAGGGTGGCCACCTCCCGCGGCTGGGCGGTGAAGCAGCGCGCCTGGCAACGGATCGACGCCGCCCGGTCCTCCGGCGCGGCCCTGCTCGTGACCGTCCTCAAGCAGGTGAAGGGCGGCCTGCTGGTCGACTTGGGCCTGCGGGCCTTTCTGCCCGCCTCTCAGGCATTCGAGGATCGCGGCGGAGAACTGTCCGAGCTGGTCGGCACCGAGGTGGAGGTGCGGGTGACCGAGGTCGACCGCGATCGCGACCGGGTGGTCGTGTCCCGCCGGGACGTGCTGCGCTCCCAGCGGCGGGCCGAGGAGCGCTCCGTCTTCGAACGTCTCGAGGTAGGGGCGACGGTCACCGGGCGGGTCGTGGCGATGACCGATTACGGCGCGCTGGTCGACCTGGCCGGCGCCCGAGGCCTGCTGCACCGCACCGAGATGTCCTGGAGCCGGGTGGCCAGCATGGAGGACCACGCCAAGCCGGGCCAAGAACTCGAGCTGGTCGTCATCGAGCTCAACCGTGCCAAGCGGCGCATCGGGTTGTCGTTGCGCCGGCTGGCCGACGACCCCCTTCCAACGCTGGAGGAGGGGACGGTCAGCGACGCCACGATCAGCCGGCTGGTCGATTACGGGGCGTTTGCCGAGCTGCCGTCGGGCCTGGAGGGGCTCGTGCACCTCAGCGAGATGGCCGAGGGGCGTGGGTTTCGGCCCGAGGAGCTGGTCGCCCCGGGGGAGCGGGTGCGGGTCATGGTGGTGGGGATCGACCGCAAGCGTCGCCGGCTGGACCTGTCGATGACCCGGGCGGCGATGGCCGCCCCGTAG
- a CDS encoding DEAD/DEAH box helicase, whose product MATRIRLRPWQHQALEKFNASERDDFLAVATPGAGKTTFALTAASQYLAGTRGRRLVVVAPTQHLKTQWSDAAARFGLHLDPAWSAREGTLPGDVHGIVTTYQQVATSSVELSRLAAGAFVIFDEVHHAGDDRAWGTAIMAAFANAGRRLSLSGTPFRSDVTPIPFVTYHLDEAQPDFEYGYGDALADRGVVRPLFFPRIGGFMEWVAPDGAQVAATFEDDLTRDLANQRLRTALSLEGEWMSTVLAQANERLQTLRQVHPEAGGLVIAMDQAHATGIAELLRKLGTRAVVAVSDDPGASDRIARFSESSEPWIVAVRMVSEGVDIPRLRIGVYATNTSTELFFRQAMGRLVRWTRGVPRQRAWCFLPDDPRLRSHADSLATQRRHSLAKRRRDDDDERGDEPAFDSPDGADEADQMSLFAVIGAVAQHEPAESEGVFADDGDDDDDGLDDDRGVDLELVAPPTPDGRVRAQPVPGEAQGADAKPQLTARQRRSELRDRNASLARDLARRANMTHAQVNRELNRLSGVTRISEATEAQLQRRLDEANRWSRRVR is encoded by the coding sequence ATGGCGACACGCATACGGCTGCGGCCTTGGCAGCACCAGGCGCTTGAGAAGTTCAACGCGTCCGAACGCGACGACTTCCTGGCCGTCGCCACGCCCGGCGCCGGCAAGACGACGTTCGCGCTGACCGCCGCCAGCCAGTACCTGGCCGGCACCCGGGGTCGTCGGCTGGTCGTCGTGGCGCCCACCCAACATCTGAAGACCCAATGGTCCGATGCAGCGGCCCGCTTCGGGCTGCACCTCGACCCCGCCTGGTCCGCCCGGGAAGGCACCCTGCCGGGCGACGTGCACGGCATCGTCACCACCTATCAGCAGGTGGCCACCAGCTCGGTTGAGCTGTCCCGGCTGGCCGCCGGGGCATTCGTCATCTTCGACGAGGTGCACCACGCCGGCGATGATCGGGCCTGGGGCACGGCGATCATGGCTGCGTTTGCCAACGCCGGACGTCGGCTGTCGTTGTCGGGCACGCCGTTCCGCTCCGACGTCACCCCGATCCCGTTCGTCACCTACCACCTCGACGAGGCCCAACCCGACTTCGAGTATGGCTACGGCGACGCCCTGGCCGACCGCGGCGTGGTGCGGCCGCTGTTCTTCCCGCGCATCGGTGGGTTTATGGAGTGGGTCGCCCCCGACGGCGCCCAGGTGGCTGCCACCTTTGAGGACGACCTGACCCGCGACCTGGCCAACCAGCGGCTGCGCACCGCCCTGTCGTTGGAGGGCGAGTGGATGTCGACCGTGTTGGCGCAGGCCAACGAGCGGCTCCAGACGTTGCGCCAGGTGCATCCCGAGGCGGGCGGGTTGGTGATCGCGATGGACCAGGCGCACGCCACCGGCATCGCCGAACTGCTGCGTAAGCTGGGCACCCGGGCGGTTGTCGCGGTGTCGGACGACCCCGGTGCCTCGGACCGCATCGCCCGGTTCTCCGAGAGCAGCGAGCCGTGGATCGTGGCGGTGCGGATGGTGTCCGAGGGCGTCGACATCCCCCGGCTGCGGATCGGGGTCTACGCCACCAATACGTCGACCGAGCTCTTCTTCAGGCAGGCGATGGGTCGCCTGGTGCGCTGGACGCGCGGCGTGCCCCGCCAGCGGGCCTGGTGCTTCCTGCCCGACGACCCTCGCCTGCGCTCCCACGCCGACTCGCTTGCCACACAGCGCCGCCACAGCCTGGCGAAGCGGCGCCGGGACGATGACGACGAGCGCGGCGACGAGCCGGCCTTTGATTCGCCCGACGGCGCAGACGAGGCCGATCAGATGTCGCTGTTCGCCGTGATCGGTGCGGTGGCCCAGCACGAACCGGCCGAGTCGGAGGGCGTGTTCGCCGACGACGGCGACGACGATGATGACGGCCTCGACGACGACCGTGGGGTCGACCTGGAGCTGGTGGCGCCGCCGACGCCGGACGGGCGGGTTCGGGCGCAGCCGGTACCCGGCGAAGCCCAGGGGGCGGACGCGAAGCCTCAGCTGACCGCCCGCCAGCGGCGCAGCGAGCTGCGCGACCGCAACGCCTCCCTGGCGCGCGACCTTGCCAGGCGCGCCAACATGACCCACGCCCAGGTCAACCGGGAGCTCAACCGCTTGTCGGGGGTGACCCGCATTTCCGAGGCGACCGAGGCCCAGTTGCAGCGCCGTCTGGACGAGGCCAACCGCTGGAGCCGTCGGGTGCGTTAA
- a CDS encoding MFS transporter, producing the protein MSAPPPEQYRSRRAHRAARRVETDAEFDPMVGHPHRRRVLWVANQSLVLVVVAVSSLNVAIPSLIRDLNPSPSALLWIVDIYPLVFAGFLLPAGALGDRFGRRRALLFGLVVFGAATLAASLAATPAPLIVCRGIMGFGAAFVMPSTLSVITSVFPPRERAKAIASWAGFAGAGGALGPLLSGVVLQAYSWHAVFLISFPIVAVAVVAVVLVVPESRDPHGTPLDPGGAVLSMLTLGLLLFGIIEGPEHGWASPLVVGTLVGAVVAGTLFVRYELRVEHPMLDPRFFRIRAFSVSALTITAGFFAMFGMFFILSQYFQFVLGYSPLLAGIAQLPSAIVMVVLSPRSPAAVARIGVRKTVFVGMVSMVAGLLVFAQVGPSTPYMVAMVALVLTATGMALTMPSTTAGLVGSLPAGKAGVGSAVNDTTREVGGALGIAVMGSVLTSVYRESLSLPAQLPAAAADAARRSIGAALEVAGRAPGALGDPLAQGARASFAQGASTAFYVAAAVMGLVAVFIWFRATDDTAAAAGFHDRAQQVAVPPGASKDVTGAPLT; encoded by the coding sequence ATGTCTGCCCCACCCCCCGAGCAGTACCGTTCCCGTCGCGCCCACCGGGCCGCCCGCCGCGTCGAGACCGACGCCGAGTTCGACCCGATGGTGGGGCACCCCCATCGTCGCCGGGTGCTGTGGGTGGCCAACCAGTCGCTGGTGCTGGTCGTCGTAGCGGTGAGCAGCCTCAACGTGGCCATCCCCAGCCTGATCCGCGACCTCAACCCGTCGCCGTCGGCGCTGCTGTGGATCGTCGACATCTATCCGCTGGTGTTCGCCGGTTTCCTGCTGCCGGCCGGCGCGCTCGGCGACCGCTTCGGGCGTCGGCGGGCGTTGTTGTTCGGGCTGGTCGTCTTTGGGGCGGCCACCCTGGCCGCGTCCCTCGCCGCCACTCCGGCGCCGCTGATCGTCTGCCGCGGCATCATGGGCTTCGGTGCCGCCTTCGTCATGCCATCCACCCTCTCGGTGATCACCTCGGTGTTCCCGCCGCGCGAGCGGGCCAAGGCGATCGCCTCCTGGGCCGGGTTTGCCGGCGCCGGCGGTGCGTTGGGCCCGCTGCTGTCCGGGGTGGTGTTGCAGGCCTACTCCTGGCACGCGGTGTTCCTGATCAGCTTTCCGATCGTTGCGGTTGCGGTGGTTGCGGTGGTGCTGGTCGTGCCCGAGAGTCGGGACCCGCACGGCACCCCGCTGGATCCGGGCGGCGCCGTTCTGTCGATGCTGACGTTGGGCCTGTTGCTGTTCGGCATCATCGAGGGCCCGGAACACGGCTGGGCCAGCCCGCTGGTGGTTGGCACCCTGGTCGGCGCCGTGGTGGCCGGAACCCTGTTCGTGCGCTACGAGCTGCGTGTGGAGCACCCGATGTTGGACCCCAGGTTTTTCCGGATCCGGGCGTTCTCGGTATCGGCGCTGACGATCACGGCGGGCTTCTTCGCCATGTTTGGCATGTTCTTCATCCTGTCGCAGTACTTCCAGTTCGTGCTCGGCTACTCGCCCCTGCTGGCGGGCATCGCCCAGCTGCCGTCCGCGATCGTCATGGTCGTTCTGTCGCCGAGAAGCCCGGCAGCGGTGGCTCGGATCGGGGTGCGCAAGACCGTGTTTGTCGGCATGGTGTCGATGGTGGCGGGTCTGTTGGTGTTCGCCCAGGTCGGCCCGTCGACCCCCTACATGGTGGCGATGGTGGCCCTGGTGTTGACGGCGACCGGCATGGCGCTGACGATGCCGTCGACCACCGCCGGGCTGGTCGGCTCGCTGCCCGCCGGCAAGGCCGGAGTCGGGTCGGCGGTCAACGACACCACCCGCGAGGTGGGTGGGGCGCTGGGCATTGCCGTGATGGGCTCGGTGCTGACGTCGGTGTACCGGGAGTCGCTGAGCCTGCCCGCCCAGCTGCCCGCCGCAGCTGCCGACGCCGCCCGTCGCTCGATCGGGGCGGCGCTCGAGGTGGCCGGACGTGCCCCCGGTGCGCTTGGCGATCCGCTGGCGCAGGGCGCCCGCGCCTCGTTTGCCCAGGGGGCATCGACCGCGTTCTACGTCGCGGCGGCCGTGATGGGTCTGGTCGCCGTGTTCATCTGGTTCCGGGCCACCGACGACACCGCCGCTGCGGCCGGGTTCCACGACCGGGCTCAGCAGGTGGCGGTGCCCCCGGGCGCGTCGAAGGACGTCACGGGCGCACCGTTGACGTAG
- a CDS encoding TIGR03619 family F420-dependent LLM class oxidoreductase, producing the protein MKFSAALAFTDPDQYLPLAKACDEAGIWAVACSDHVVHPRQISSPYPYTTDGSPRFKPQTAFVDPFVAIAAMGAVTERLRFFTNIYVLPLRHPLGVAKQLASITSLIGNRVALGMGVGWMEEEFELMGADFRTRGKRADEAIDIMRGLWESEPEWFSYDGKHYQLPEIEMTPRTSEPVPIYVGGISEFAYKRAARLGDGWISDLMTTAEVGAAIERIEHWRAHYGTQDKPFEYIVSCSDAVNADGFARLEDLGVTSVLTMPWVYTRGFTEELDERLAGITDFAEQVLSKQ; encoded by the coding sequence ATGAAGTTCAGCGCTGCCCTCGCCTTTACCGATCCCGACCAGTACCTGCCGTTGGCCAAGGCCTGCGATGAGGCCGGCATCTGGGCGGTCGCCTGCTCGGACCACGTGGTGCACCCTCGCCAGATTTCCTCGCCGTACCCCTACACCACCGACGGCAGCCCCCGCTTCAAGCCGCAGACTGCGTTCGTCGACCCGTTTGTGGCGATCGCCGCCATGGGTGCGGTCACCGAGCGGCTGCGGTTCTTCACCAACATCTACGTGCTGCCGCTGCGCCACCCGCTCGGCGTCGCCAAGCAGCTCGCCTCGATCACCTCGCTGATCGGCAACCGGGTTGCCCTGGGCATGGGCGTCGGCTGGATGGAGGAGGAGTTCGAGCTGATGGGCGCCGACTTCCGCACCCGCGGCAAGCGCGCCGACGAAGCGATCGACATCATGCGCGGCCTGTGGGAGAGCGAACCGGAGTGGTTCTCCTACGACGGCAAGCACTACCAACTGCCCGAGATCGAGATGACCCCGCGCACCTCCGAGCCGGTGCCGATCTACGTGGGCGGCATCTCCGAGTTCGCCTACAAGCGCGCCGCGCGCCTAGGCGACGGCTGGATCTCCGACCTGATGACGACCGCCGAGGTGGGCGCCGCCATCGAGCGCATCGAGCACTGGCGGGCCCACTACGGCACCCAGGACAAGCCCTTCGAGTACATCGTGTCCTGCTCGGACGCCGTCAACGCCGACGGCTTCGCCCGCCTGGAGGACCTGGGGGTCACCTCGGTGCTCACCATGCCCTGGGTCTATACCCGCGGCTTCACCGAGGAGCTCGACGAGCGGCTGGCGGGCATCACCGACTTTGCCGAACAGGTGCTCTCCAAGCAGTAG